In Phreatobacter aquaticus, a single genomic region encodes these proteins:
- a CDS encoding phasin — translation MTQAIKTPKAEKPEAAAQVFAFPTFDLSKFEMPKFEMPKFDAAGFDLSKIEVPAALREGAEKVVVQMKEGYAKMKTAAEEATDLIEDTYATASTGMKDFNLKAIENARSNLNASFDHARDLMGVKTLAEVLELQSAFVRKQFEALQAQAKELSTIAQKTATDTVEPVKEKVGQVLKVAK, via the coding sequence ATGACCCAAGCCATCAAGACCCCGAAAGCCGAAAAGCCGGAAGCCGCCGCCCAGGTGTTCGCTTTCCCGACCTTCGATCTGTCGAAGTTCGAAATGCCGAAGTTCGAGATGCCGAAGTTCGACGCCGCCGGTTTCGACCTGTCGAAGATCGAGGTTCCTGCCGCTCTGCGCGAGGGCGCCGAGAAGGTCGTCGTTCAGATGAAGGAAGGCTACGCCAAGATGAAGACCGCCGCCGAAGAGGCGACCGATCTCATCGAGGATACCTATGCCACCGCTTCGACCGGCATGAAGGACTTCAACCTGAAGGCCATCGAGAATGCCCGTTCCAACCTCAACGCCTCGTTCGACCATGCCCGCGACCTGATGGGCGTGAAGACGCTGGCCGAGGTGCTGGAGCTGCAGTCCGCCTTCGTGCGCAAGCAGTTCGAGGCGCTCCAGGCCCAGGCCAAGGAGCTTTCGACGATCGCCCAGAAGACCGCCACCGACACCGTCGAGCCGGTGAAGGAGAAGGTCGGACAGGTTCTCAAGGTCGCCAAGTGA
- a CDS encoding phasin → MVETRPGSYEIPQEMREFADKSVEQARKAFDGFVGAAHRTVDAMESSAEVLQTGAHDVGRKAIAIAETNVAASFAFAQKLVRATDMVEVMQIQAEFLQSQMEAMRVQAKELGSTFTAKASGKTPPKSP, encoded by the coding sequence ATGGTGGAAACCAGGCCTGGGTCCTACGAGATCCCGCAGGAGATGCGGGAATTCGCCGACAAGAGCGTCGAGCAGGCGCGGAAGGCGTTTGACGGCTTCGTCGGCGCGGCCCATCGCACGGTGGACGCGATGGAGAGTTCGGCGGAAGTCCTGCAGACCGGCGCTCACGATGTCGGTCGCAAGGCCATTGCGATTGCCGAGACCAACGTCGCCGCGAGCTTTGCCTTCGCCCAGAAACTGGTGCGCGCCACTGACATGGTCGAGGTCATGCAGATCCAGGCGGAATTCCTGCAGAGTCAGATGGAGGCGATGCGCGTCCAGGCCAAGGAGCTGGGCTCGACCTTCACAGCCAAGGCATCCGGCAAAACGCCCCCAAAAAGCCCCTGA